In Apium graveolens cultivar Ventura chromosome 10, ASM990537v1, whole genome shotgun sequence, the following are encoded in one genomic region:
- the LOC141691168 gene encoding uncharacterized protein LOC141691168: MVTLWEARAKQFLEVFTDGPVFVVITGLLAKKFSGNNLHFLISIGKPTGKKEPLPPPTVEQFVTSNGDRVQELTINSILETVIPDGTQVFRCICRAKIVGILDGNGWYYNCCPTCARALRALDGAFLCLACDAEIPSLAQRFRIVVQIEDQTGSTTVTLFNKEAEQLVGVPLQKLMDEAGEELVVIPPAVNNIVGKLCAFQLKITLYNIIQGCEEYTVTRVSELNVVDSGTANLSHCTSAGNPVGPNSRKKQKVT, translated from the exons ATGGTTACTCTATGGGAGGCCAGAGCAAAACAATTTCTCGAGGTATTTACTGACGGGCCTGTTTTTGTGGTCATTACCGGCCTACTTGCAAAGAAATTCTCAGGTAATAATTTACACTTTTTGATAAGTATAGGTAAGCC CACCGGAAAAAAGGAGCCACTGCCTCCTCCAACGGTAGAACAATTTGTCACCTCAAACGGAGACCGTGTGCAGGAGCTAACAATAAATTCTATACTGGAAACTGTTATTCCAGATGGCACGCAG GTTTTCCGTTGCATCTGTCGTGCTAAAATAGTTGGGATACTTGACGGAAATGGCTGGTATTACAATTGTTGCCCTACTTGTGCTCGTGCACTTCGAGCCTTGGATGGAGCCTTTCTCTGCTTGGCATGTGATGCAGAAATACCTTCACTAGCACAAAG GTTCAGAATTGTGGTGCAGATTGAGGATCAGACTGGATCTACAACCGTAACCTTATTCAATAAGGAAGCAGAACAGCTTGTAGGCGTTCCTTTACAGAAACTCATGGACGAGGCCGGAGAG GAATTGGTAGTCATTCCTCCTGCTGTCAATAATATTGTTGGAAAATTATGCGCCTTTCAGCTCAAAATCACACTATACAATATTATTCAGGGATGCGAGGAGTACACAGTCACAAGAGTGTCTGAGCTTAATGTCGTTGATTCTGGTACTGCCAATTTATCTCATTGTACAAGTGCTGGAAATCCAGTTGGACCCAACTCCAGGAAGAAGCAGAAGGTGACTTAA